One window from the genome of Pseudoalteromonas sp. '520P1 No. 423' encodes:
- a CDS encoding LysR substrate-binding domain-containing protein, whose amino-acid sequence MSTLHSVTSSRLIPKISEFQDLNPHLSVQFSPSNKLDTFENQDVDIAIKRGLGDYPGLESRKLLNDTIIMIASPLLFLKKINTKDVFKHPLLEDSSSDIQEVIQACCAQYHIHSNQLKSGLKTTDALSIIQSAIAGQGVAFLSKVLVDEHIKNGHLINPLNYVFDSPRTLYLIAPPHHFKWDKVKRFEAWIKTIL is encoded by the coding sequence ATTTCAACTCTGCATTCAGTAACTTCTTCAAGACTTATTCCAAAAATTAGTGAGTTTCAAGATTTAAATCCTCATTTAAGTGTTCAGTTTTCTCCCAGTAACAAATTGGATACTTTTGAAAATCAAGATGTTGATATTGCTATAAAAAGGGGTTTAGGAGACTACCCAGGATTAGAAAGCCGGAAGTTATTAAATGATACTATTATTATGATCGCTAGCCCTTTGCTTTTCTTGAAAAAGATAAATACAAAAGATGTTTTTAAACATCCCTTGTTAGAAGATAGCAGTTCAGATATCCAAGAAGTAATACAAGCTTGTTGTGCACAATATCATATTCATTCAAATCAGCTTAAATCAGGCCTTAAAACAACAGATGCGTTATCTATTATTCAAAGTGCAATCGCAGGTCAAGGAGTTGCTTTTTTGAGTAAGGTATTAGTTGATGAACATATTAAAAACGGTCATTTAATTAATCCGCTTAACTATGTATTTGATAGCCCTCGTACACTTTACTTAATAGCACCACCACACCATTTTAAATGGGATAAAGTAAAACGTTTTGAAGCTTGGATTAAAACAATATTGTAA
- a CDS encoding adenosine deaminase: MHKAFITGLPKVELHLHIEGSLEPQLMFKLAKRNNVDIPFNNPEEVAKAYEFEDLQSFLDIYYQGANVLIHEQDFFELTWEYLLRCKQDNVIHTEIFFDPQTHTDRGIAFATVINGIDRALKKAKQQLNISSHLIMSFLRHLDEDSAFNTLEQAKPFQDKIIAVGLDSSELGNPPEKFERVFQQAIKLGFLTVAHAGEEGPASYISDALNLLSVSRIDHGVRCIDDQKLLEQLISQQTPLTVCPLSNVKLCVFKNMTQHNIVKLLRMGACVTVNSDDPAYFGGYMNSNFLALAQAHEMNKSEIAKFTYNAIEASFISDAEKLRLNKITSEYVSGFDD, encoded by the coding sequence ATGCATAAAGCCTTTATAACTGGTTTACCTAAAGTAGAGTTACACCTTCATATTGAGGGCTCTCTGGAGCCTCAACTCATGTTCAAACTCGCCAAACGTAACAATGTTGATATTCCATTTAATAACCCTGAAGAAGTCGCTAAAGCGTACGAGTTTGAGGACTTACAGTCTTTTTTAGATATTTATTATCAAGGCGCTAATGTACTTATTCATGAGCAAGATTTCTTTGAGTTAACATGGGAATATTTATTACGCTGTAAGCAAGATAATGTAATTCACACAGAGATATTTTTTGATCCGCAAACCCATACCGACCGCGGTATTGCTTTTGCTACTGTCATAAATGGCATTGATAGAGCATTAAAAAAAGCAAAACAACAACTTAATATTAGTAGCCATTTAATTATGAGTTTTTTACGCCATTTAGATGAAGATTCCGCTTTTAATACTTTAGAGCAAGCAAAACCCTTTCAAGATAAAATCATTGCTGTTGGATTAGATTCATCAGAGTTAGGCAATCCGCCAGAAAAGTTTGAACGTGTTTTCCAACAAGCAATTAAGCTTGGGTTTTTAACTGTTGCCCATGCAGGAGAAGAAGGCCCTGCGAGTTATATTTCAGATGCCTTAAACTTACTTAGCGTATCACGCATTGATCATGGTGTGCGTTGTATTGATGATCAAAAATTACTTGAGCAATTAATTTCACAACAAACGCCCTTAACTGTATGTCCGTTATCTAATGTGAAATTATGTGTATTTAAAAATATGACACAACATAACATAGTTAAGCTTTTAAGAATGGGTGCATGTGTCACTGTTAATTCTGATGATCCTGCATACTTTGGTGGTTACATGAATAGTAACTTTTTAGCCTTAGCGCAAGCACATGAAATGAACAAAAGTGAGATCGCGAAGTTTACTTACAATGCCATTGAAGCAAGTTTTATTAGTGATGCTGAAAAACTAAGATTAAATAAAATTACTTCTGAGTATGTATCTGGATTTGATGATTGA
- a CDS encoding fumarylacetoacetate hydrolase family protein, with the protein MKTVQLDNKTITPNKIICIGRNYVDHIAELGNEVPDEMVIFLKPNSAISEQLSAFHQEELHYEGELSFIYQQGHFSAVGFGLDLTKRGLQSKLKGKGLPWERAKAFNGSAVFSDFVSIDNISPDLTLALKIDNELIQAGGIELMMYKPDDILKEIQSFMELQDGDIVMTGTPKGVGVIKSGAKFEAKVLQDEIELISKTWIAV; encoded by the coding sequence TTGAAAACAGTTCAGCTTGATAATAAGACCATCACACCTAATAAAATTATTTGTATCGGTAGAAACTATGTTGATCACATTGCAGAGCTTGGCAATGAAGTACCAGATGAAATGGTGATATTTTTAAAGCCTAATTCTGCAATATCAGAACAATTATCAGCTTTTCATCAAGAAGAATTACATTACGAAGGTGAGTTGAGCTTTATTTATCAGCAAGGGCATTTTAGTGCAGTTGGTTTTGGTTTAGATTTAACTAAGCGTGGTTTACAGAGCAAGCTTAAAGGCAAAGGGTTACCTTGGGAGCGTGCAAAAGCGTTTAATGGTTCTGCTGTTTTTAGTGATTTTGTATCAATAGATAATATTAGCCCTGATTTAACGTTAGCGCTTAAAATTGATAATGAATTAATACAAGCTGGTGGCATTGAACTCATGATGTATAAGCCAGATGATATCTTAAAAGAAATTCAATCATTCATGGAATTACAAGATGGCGATATCGTTATGACAGGCACACCAAAAGGGGTCGGAGTGATTAAATCTGGAGCCAAGTTTGAAGCTAAAGTTTTACAAGATGAAATTGAGCTAATTAGTAAAACTTGGATTGCTGTTTAA